GAGGTCGCCGATCTGCAGGTACAGCGGGGCGATCAGCGCCTCGTACGGCAGCGCCAGCCCGGCCAGGAAGGCCGCGAACACCAGCCGCGAGCCGCGGAACGGCACCAGCGCCAGCCCGTACCCGGCCAGCGTCGCCAGCAGCAGCGCCGCCGGCACGACCACCAGCACGATCAGCGAGCTGGACTTCAGCAGCTCGCCCATCAGCGCGGCGTCCCACGCGTCGGCGAAGTTGCCCCACTGCGGGTCGGACGGCAGGCTCAGCCCGGCCGGGCGCGAGCCGCGCGGCTGCAGCGCCGTCAGGGCCATGCTGACCAGCGGCAGGACGGTGCCGACGGCGGCCAGCGCGAGCAGCAGGAGGCCGGCCGGACTGCGCCGCGTCACCGCTCGCGCCCCAGCCGCTGCAACGGCGCGATGACCGCCAGCACCAGCACCACCAGCACCACCGCGAGCGCCGACGCCAGCCCGACCGCCTGTTCGGTGAAGACCAGCCGGAAGATCAGCACGCCGGGCACCATCGTCGAGTAGCCCGGCCCGCCCGCGGTGGCGACGTAGACGATGTCGAAGCTGGCCAGCGCCGCGATGGTGAGGATGGTCGCCGCGACGACGATCTCGCGGCGCAGCGACGGCAGCGTGACGGCGGTGAACCGGCGGATCCGCCCGGCGCCGTCCAGCGCGGCCGCCTCGTGCAGCGACGGGTCGATGCGCAGCAGGCCGGCGGTGAACAGCAGCGTGCACAGGCCGGTCGCCACCCAGGCGCCGATCAGCCCCACCGCCGGCAGTGCCGTGTGGAAGTCGGCCAGCCAGGGCCGGGCCAGCGCGTCCAGCCCGGCGAGGCGCAGCAGCTGGTTCACCACGCCGTCGGAGGAGTACATCCACGACCACGCGATCGCGGCGCCGGCCAGCGGCACCACCTGCGGCAGGAACAGCAGCGCACGGGCGGCGGCGCGTGCGCCGGCCGAGCGCAGGTCCGCGACGACGGCGGCCAGTGCCAGGCCGAGCGCGATGGGCAGCAGCGTGAAGAACGCGATCAGCACCAGCGCGTGACCGAGGGAGTCGAGCAGCCGCTCGTCCGTCACCACCGACCGGTAGTTGTCCAGGCCGACCCAGGTGGCCGGCCCGAACCCGTCCCAGTCGTAGAACGAGTAGCGCACCGTCTGACTCAGCGGATAGAGGACGAACCCGCCGTACAGCAGCAGCGCGGGCAGCACCCACCACCAGCCGGACGCCGGCCGGGGCGCCCGCACCGGCGGCGTCGTCCGCGCCCGGGCGGGTCCGCGCTCCCTCACCGTGACGCTCACCCGCCGAGCTGGCTCTCGTAGTCGGCCTGCAGCGTGGCGGCGAAGTCCTCCGGCGTGACGCGGCCCGCGAGCAGCAGCTGCAGCTGCGGCGTCAGCGTCGCGGAGAAGAACGACGCGGTCGCGTTGCCCATGAACGGGACGATGCCGTCGTCGGCGCTGAGCTCGGTGAACGCCGTGGACGCGTCGGCGACGACCGCGACGTCGGACTCCGGCGGCGGCGCGTCGGCCGGGCCGCCGGGGGCCAGGCCCTTGGCGGCGACGATCAGCTGGCGGCCCTCGTCGGTGAAGGTGAAGTCGAGGAACGCGGCCGCGGCGTCGGCGTCGGCGGCCGAGGCGGGGATGACGAAGTTCGCCGGGTCGGACATCGCCGCGCGCGGGTGGTCGTCGGCGGCCGGGAACAGGAAGAACCCGACGTCGTCGCCGAGCTGCTGGCCCAGCGTCGCGGCCTGCCAGTTGCCGCTGACGAAGTAGACGCCCTCGCCCGCGGCGAACTGCGCCGCCGCCGTGCTGGCGTCGACCGCCGACACGTCCGGCGCGAGGTAGCCGGCCGCCGCCCAGTCCTGCAGCGTCCGGGCCGCCTCGACCGCCTCCGGGGTGTCGATGCTGGCGTCCGGCGCGTTGAACACCCACTGCGTGACGGGCTCCGCGGTGCCCTGCGCGAGCAGCAGCGACTGGTACGGGAAGAACACGAGGCCGTCCTTGCCGGACGTGACCAGCGGCGTCGTTCCGGTGGTCGCGGCGGCGGCGAGGTCCTGCTCGAACTCCGCGAGCGTGGCCGGCGGGCCGTCGATGCCGGCCTGCTGGGTGAGCGTCTTGTTGTAGTAGACGCCGGTCAGCGTGAACCCGATGCCCATGCCGTACAGCGAGCCGGCGCCACGGGTGCCGTCGGCGTCGACCCGCCACTGGTTCAGCTGCGACGCCGGGAAGTCGGTCCAGCCGTAGGCCTCGGCGTAGTCGTCGAGGTTGCGGACCAGCCCGTCCTCGACGGTGTTGCCCGGCGTCGGCAGGCTGATCAGGTCGGGCGGGTCGTCGCCGGTCATCAGCCGGGCCGCGTTCTGCTGCAGCGCGTCGAACTGCTCGCCGGTGATCTCGAACGTGACGTTCGGGTGCTGCGCGGTGAACGCGTCGGTGATCGGGCGCAGGCTGTCGACCTGCGTGGCGTCGATCGTGATGTCGACGACGACCGGGTCGTCGCCGAGGTCGGTGCTGGCGCCCTGGGTGCTCGCGTCGGCTGGGGCGTCGGAGCCCGGGGAGCCGCAGGCGGCCGCCGTCAGAGCGACGGTGATCAGCACGGGTGCGATGAGGGTTCGGCGTGTCGTCATGGGGTTCTCCTCGACATCGGTGTCGGTGGTCGACGACCCGCGCCCTACCGTCGTCCGCTTCGGGAAGTTTGTCAAGCACTTCGATAAAGCACTTCGATACCCTAGTCTGAGGGCGTGAACGAGGTGACCATCTACGACGTCGCCGAGCGGGCGCAGGTCAGCATCTCCACGGTGTCGCTGGCGCTGAACCACCCGGCGCGGCTGAAACGGTCGACGTTGGAACGCGTCCTCCAGGTGGCCGACGACCTCGGCTTCGTCCCCAAGGAACGGGCCGTCCTCCGGGCCCGGAAGGGCGTGCACCGCATCGCGGCGGTGGCGCCGTTCACGTCCTACCCGAGCTTCTCCCGGCGCCTGGCCGGCGTCTTCGACGAGCTCGGCGACCGCGGCGAGCAGCTGGTCGTCAGTGACTGCGCGGACATCGCCGTGTCGGCGTCGCCGGTGCTGGCCAGCATCCCCGTCCGCGGCCACGTCGACGGGCTGCTCAACCTCGGCGTGCCGCTGGACGAGAAGATCGGCGAACGGCTGCGGCAGCGGCTGCCCACCGTCCTGCTCGACACCCGCTACCCGGGCCTCCCCGACATCTGCGTCGACGACCACCTCGGGGGACGGCTGGTGGGCGAGCACCTGGCCGGCCTCGGGCACCGGTCGGTCGCGTTCCTCAACGAGGTCGAGACGTACCCGTTCCAGTCGCCGCCGGTGCTGCGGCTGGCCGGGCTGCGCACGGTGCTCGACGTCGTCGAGATCACCGTCCCCCGCGGCACCTCGGCGGGTGCGGCGGCGGTGGCGCGGCTGTTCGCGGACGGGCCGCCCGCTGTCACCGCGGTGGTGGGCTGCCGCGACCTGGTGGCGCTCGGCGCGCTGGCCGAGCTGCGCGCCCGCGGCCTGTCCGTTCCCGGCGACCTCTCCGTCGTCGGCTTCGACGACGACCCGGTCGCAGAGGCGCTCGGGCTGACCACGGTGCGGCACCCGTTCGAGGAGTCCGGCCGGCTGGCGCTACGCACGCTGCGGCGCATGCTGGCCGCCCCCGGCGAGGAGATCCCCAGCCAGCGCCTCCCCCTCACCCTCATCCCCCGCGCGACGACCGGGCCCGCTCCTACTGGCTGATCGGGGCCGCGCCGGGCTTCGCCGTGGGTCGGAGATGCCGGCACCACGAGTGCGCCATGAGGAGATGGCGGCGGCTGCGGAGCCGGCGCAGCACCCGCCGCCACCTCCGGCCCAGCCCACGAGCCGAGCCCGCGCAGCCTCTACCGGCACCTCGCGCAGGTCGGATGTGCTCGCGGCTCAGCCCACGTTCACCGTCACCCGTTCGGCGTCGACGCGGGCGGCGCGGCCGGCCGGGTTCTCGTGCCGCACCAGCACCGCCGAGCCGCCGACCACCAGTGGCACCAGCAGCGCGTCGACCAGGGCGGTGCCGAGATCGTCGGTCGCCACCAGGAGCCGGCCGCCCGGACCGGCGCCGAGCTGCTCGGCCCGCTGCCGGGCGTGGTCGGCCAGCCCGCCGAGCGTGTGCACGGCCCCGCCGCGGTCGAGCGCCGGCTCGGTGTCGTCGGGCGGGAAGATCGGCGCGAAGTGGTCGGGATAGCCGGGCACCTCGACGGCGTAGTCGGTGACGCCGGGCGGCAGCGGCTCGGTGAACCGCCCGCCGAGCGGCCGCAGCGCCAGCCCGACCACCTCCGGCGCGCTGCCCGCCGCCGCGGCGAGGTCGTCCGGTCCGGCGACCGTCACCTGCACGTCGCCACCCCCGGACCCGCCCTCGCCCCCTGACCCGAGCACGACGCACACGCCCGCCGACCAGCAGGCGGCCGCCCACGCCAGCGCCTGCCAGTGCGCCGGCAGCCGCAGCGCGACCCGTTCGCCGGTCTCGGCGCCGAGCCCGCCGGTGAGGAACCCGGCGGTCTTCGCGACCCAGTTGTCGAACGTGATGGTGGACAGCTCGACGCGCTCGCCGGTGGCGTCGTCGTAGAACGTGAGGAACGGCCGCGCGCCGTCGTGCCGGACGGCGGTGCGCAGCAGCTCTGCCGGGGTCTCACTCATGCGCCCACCCTACGGCCCCCGCCCCCTCCCCGTCTGAGTACCCGAACCGCCGCCGACCTGCGTCGTTGGGGTTGTCGGCGCCGCATGCTTCACTGGGTGCGTGATGGAGCGGACCTGGCGCCCGCGGCGTCCGGTCGACGTCGTGGCGACGCTCGCCGCCCACCAGCGCGGCCCGTACGACCCCGCCTTCCAGCTCGACGCCCGCGGGCGGGTCTGGCGCACCTGCCGGCCGGGTGGCGAACCCGCGACGGTGTGCGTGACGGCCGCGCGCGGCGATGTCACGGCCCGGGCGTGGGGCCCGGGCGCCGAGGCCGCGCTGGACGCCGTCCCGCAGTGGCTCGGCGACGCCGACGACCCCGCCGGCTTCCGGCCGCGCCACCCCGTCCTGGCCGACGCGGTCCGCCGGTTCCCGGGCACGGTCGTCGGGCGCACCGGGCTGGCCATGGAGGCGCTGGTGCCGGCCGTCCTGGAGCAGAAGGTCACCGGCACCGAGGCCTACCGCGGCTGGATGCGGCTGCTCCGGACGTTCGGTGAGCCCGCGCCCGGGCCCGCGCCCGCCCGCATGCGCGTCGTCCCGTCGCCCGAGGTCTGGGCCCGCATCCCGTCGTGGGAGTACCACCGCGCCGGCGTCGGGCCGCAGCGCTCGCGCACCATCGTCACCGCCGGGCGGCACGTCGCGCGGCTCGAGGAGATCTCCGGCCTCGCCACCGACGACGCCGACCGGCGGCTGCGCGCCGTCCCCGGCATCGGCGTCTGGACGTCGGCCGAGGTCCGCCAGCGCGTCCTCGGCGACGCCGACGCCGTCTCCGTCGGCGACTACGGGCTCCCGCACGTCGTCGCGTACGCGCTGACGGGGGAGCGGCGCGGGTCCGACGAACTGATGCTCGAGCTGCTCGAACCGTACCGCGGTCACCGTCACCGCGCCTGTCTGCTGCTCATGCGGGCCGGCCCGCTGCCGCCGCGCCGCGGCCCGCGCGCCCCCGTGCGCGACTACCGCTCGATGTGACGGCTCACAGCGTCACGGTGACGGTCGCGACGTCGACGGGCGGGTGGTCGGCGGACGGTTCGGCGGCGTGGCCGATCGCGACCGCGCCGATCGGCGTCCAGCCGGCCGGGAGGTCCAGCGCCGACGTCGCCGCCGCGAGGGCGGGGTCGGGGAACAGCCAGGCCGACGCGAGACCTTCGGCGCCGAGCGCGATCAGCAGGTTCTCGACCGCCGCGCCCAGGCCGAGCAGCGCGTCCGACCCGTCGAGCAGGCACGGGACCACGACGTACGGCGCGGTGCCGAGCAGTCCGGCGCCGTCCAGCGCCGACGCCAGCCGGCGGCGGGCCGCGTCCGACTCCAGCAGCACGAACCGCCACGGCGGGGTGTCGATCGGCCACGGCGCGGAGAACGCGGCCCCGACGGCCTGCCTGACGACGGCGGGGTCGACCTGCGCGGACGTGAACGACGACGCCGTCCGCCGGGCCGTGACGGCGGCGCGCATGGCCTCGGGGGTGCCGAGCCGGAAACGGTCCTCGGCGCTCGGCCGGATCAGCGCCGCGATGCCGCGGTCGTCCTCGCCGGGCTCCAGCAGCAGGTGCGGCAGGCCGCGCACGACGGCGACCGGGACGCCGGACAGCTTCGCCCGGACCAGCTCCGACGCCGCCGCCAGCTCGTCGGCCAGCGCGACGACCGTGACGCCGAGGTCGTTGCCGTAGGCGTCGGTGCTGCCGCGCAGGTCGTCGACGGCGCGGATGCCGGCCGAGCCGACCGCGAAGTCGGCGACGCCGTTGCGCCAGACCCGGCCCGCGGTGTCCGTCACGACGACGCCGACGCGGACGCCGTAGCGCTCGGCCAGGCCGTCGCGGAGGGCGCGGGCGGAGGCGTCCGGGTCGACCGGCAGCAGCACGACCGAGCCCTGCTCGACGTTCGACGCGTCGACGCCGGCGGCGGCCATGACGAAGCCGTGCCGGGTCTCGACGATGCGCGTGCGCCCGCGCGGCGTCGTCCACTCCGAGACCGTCCGCACAGCCTCGGCGTCGATGGCGTCGTCGCGGTCGAGGCCGGTCGCGACGCGGCCCTCGGCCTTGCTGACGATCTTGCTCGTGACGACGACGATGTCGCCGTCGCGCAGGGCGTCGCCGGGCGGGGCCTGCTCGAGAGCCGTCGCCAGCACCTCGACGAGGTCGTCGCCGGCGCGGACCTCCGGGATGCCGGGCAGTCCGAACGCCTCGTAGCGAGCGCTCACCGCGTCCGCACCTCCTCGGCGAGGTCGAGTGCCGCGCGGGCCATGGCGGCCGTGGTGTCGGGGTCGGTCATCCAGAGCGGGACGGCCCTGGCGCTGATGCCGGCCGCCTCGATCTGCTCGGTCGCCGCCTCGTCGACGGTGTCGACCAGCCAGCCATCCAGCAGGTCGGCGAACAGTTCCGCCACCCCGGCCGCCGTCGTCGGCACGCCGATGGCCGTCAGCGCCGCGTCTGCCATCCCTCTCACCGGTGAACCCCCGATGATCGGTGAGAGGCCGATCTTCGGCGCCTTCGCTGCGCGGACGGCGTCGCGGATGCCGGGGACGGCGAGGATCGGGCCGATGCTCACGACCGGGTTGGACGGCGGCAGCAGGATCACGTCGGCGGCGGCGATGGCGTCGAGGACGCCGGGGGCCGGCTTGGCCTGATCGGCGCCGACGAGGACGATGCGGCGGGCCGGGACCTCGGCGTGCAGGCGGACCCACCATTCCTGGAAGTGGATGGCCCGCTCGGTCTGGTCGTCGCCCGCGATCACGACGTGGGTCTCGACCCGGTCGTCGGTCATGGGGAGCAGGCGGACACCGGGCTGCCAGCGGTCGCAGAGCGCTTCGGTGACGGCGGACAGCGGGTAGCCGGCGGCGAGCATGCGGGTGCGGACGAGGTGGGTGGCGAGGTCGCGGTCGCCGAGCGTGAACCACTGCGCCTCGGCCCCGTACGCGGCCAGCTCCTCCGCGACGGCGAACGTCTCGGCGGCGCGGCCCCACCCCTGCGACTCGTCGATGCCGCCGCCGAGCGTGTACATGACGGTGTCGAGGTCGGGGCTGACGTGCAGCCCGTGCAACGTGATGTCGTCGGCGGTGTTCCCGACGACCGTGACCTCGGCGTCCGGCACGGCTCGCAGCAGCCCCCGCAGGAACCTGGAGCCCCCGATCCCGCCGGCCAGCGCGGTGATCCTCAGCACAGCCACGACCGTACCCGGTGCCACGTGGGCGGCCGGCCCGCGCCCGGTCAGCGAGACGCCCGGCTGGTTGCGGCGTTCCATGATCATCAAGCATTCGGGGCGTGATAACACCCCAGATCACGGATGATCATGGAGGAACCGGGGTTCCGGCACGCGGAGAGCCCCGATTTCTCCGTGATCAATGTGGCGGCGCGGATGTGGGGCGCGGACGGCGGACGGCGGGTCGGCCGCCGACGACCGGCCGACGTGCCAACTCGGCGACGGTGGGCGGTCGGTGGCAGATGGCGGGCGGTACAGGCGGCGACCTGTGCGGGCGGCACACGGTGCTGACCGCAGGCGACCGGGCAGCGGGCGGCGCGCCGCGCGGCGAACGGCGATCGGGCAGTGGGCGGCGCACTGGTGCGGCGAACGGTGGCCGGGTGGCGAACGGCACACCGGGCAGCGGGCGGCGCACCGTGCGGTGAAACGGCGACGGGCGGCGCGCTGGGACGGCGAACTGTGCACCCAGCAGTGCACCGGCGCTCTGTGCCCGCACTTCCCCGTCCCCCTGATAGCTGCCAGTTCTTAGGCCGCGGTGCCGCGGGTCAAGCGGTGCCCCGCCCGCGCGAAGCGCCGATCAGGCTCCGCTTGAGGCGCGGTGCCGCGGCTGAGAAAATGGGCAGCAGGGGGACGGCGACGTGGCGAACTCGGCGTACCGCACGCCGGCCAACGAGATGCCCGCGCCAACCGACCCGCCCGGCCGACGCCGAGTGGGCCGGGCGAACGCTGCGGCGGCCGAGCTGACGCCGAGTGGGCCGGGCCGGCCGCCTCGCCGACGTGGAGTCGCGCAAGAGGGCCGGGCGAGGCGTGGTGGGCCGGGCGACCTCGAGCGGACCGAGCGACGCCGAGGTGCCCTGGCCGAGGTGGGCCGGGCGAACGGCAGTGTGCGCCGGCGACGTGAGGTGAGCTGCGCCGGGTGAACGCCGCCTCGGGCCGAGGGGAAGCCGACGTGAGTTACGCCGCACCGCGACTCGGGCTGGGTCGAGGTGGAGAAGCCGCCGTGAGCCGCGCGGGGTGAACGCCGCGTTGGGTCCTGGCGGAGAGACCGAGGTGGGGCACGCCCGGCGGCGTCGAGCTTGGCCGAGGAGGAGAAGCCGAGAGGCTCGCCGGGCCGCGTCCAGTGGGCGGGGGAACGTCGAGGTCAGGCGCGCCGGGCGAACACGGCGTCGACCGAGGTGGGTCAGGGCGGAAGGAGCGGCGGCGGCCGGCGCCGCGTCGGGTCAGGCGAGCCGGGTGAGCGGGCGCGGACCAACCCGCCGCTACCGTCCAGCCGGCGGGGAAACCGGGCGCCGAGGCGGAACCCGGGCGCCGTCCGGGACGTCAAGGAGATGGTGCGCCCGGCGGTCCTGCATCGGATGTTCGGCCGTCTGGCGTGCCGCGCGGCGAACCGCTTATGCTCCCGCCTCGAACCGCCCGAAGCCCCGCCCGGACTGCCGCGAGCAGCCTGGACGCGGTGCCGCAGGGCGGGTCGGGGCGTGCCGCTGGGGCGGGGCGCCGGCAAACGAACAGAGATCTTTAGCACGGTTCCGCTTGACGCGCACGTATTGCACTCATGTAATTTCGAACGTGTCGTTCAGTGATTTCGCGGCCTCGACCACCGCGGCGTCACTTCGGGGGCCGGCTCTGAGCCGGAGAAACAGGTCGAAGGAGGCGAGCCATGACCGAGTGGGACGGGGACCAGGTAGACCTGCTCTGGGGCGAAGCCGAAGAGATGAGTTGGCAAGAGCGGGCGCTGTGCGCCCAGACTGATCCGGAGGCGTTCTTCCCTGAGAAGGGCGGGTCCACCCGAGAGGCCAAGCGTGTGTGCCTCGGCTGCGAAGTCCAGGCGGAATGCCTGGAGTACGCACTGGCGCACGACGAGCGCTTCGGCATCTGGGGCGGGCTGTCCGAGCGGGAACGGCGGAAGCTCAAGAAGAGGGCGGTCTGACGGTCGTCCGGCCGGTCGCCGCAAAGCTGAACTCTGCCGTTCTCAGGTTCAGCGCGTAAGGTTGGCGGCTGGCACACGGGGTTGCCCGGCCGAGGCACGCTTCGGCCGGGGCCGCCGCCCCGGTGCTCGCAGACCTATCGCTGGAACGACGACGAGGCATGGCACCGGACCCCTTGACCGCAATCGACAACGGCAGCACGACGCCCAGTGTCTATTCCGACCCTGGCATCGGCGCCGACGCCGCCCTGGACGCGTTCGCCGGTGACATCGGCGAACCGGAGCCGGTCGACCCCACAGCGCTGCTGACGCACGACGTCACGGCGGTCATCGTGGCGCACGACGGCAGCCGGTTCATCCACCGCACGCTCGAGGCGGTGGCGGCGCTGCGCCGCATGCCCGAACGCATCGTCGCCGTCGACACCGGGAGCCGCGACGAGACCGAGCAGATCCTGACGTCCACCCTGGGTGCGCCGTCGGTGGTGTCGATGCCCCGCTCGACGGGGTTCGGCGCGGCCGTCGCGGCCGGGGTCGCCGCCGGCGACGACATGGCGCAGGCCATGCGGGGGAGCGGCGGGCTGCGCCAGTCCGACCGCACGCACTGGATCTGGCTGCTCCACGACGACAGCGCCCCCGCGCCGGACGCCCTGTCCAGGCTGCTCGAGGCCGCCGTCCGCCGCCCCGACGCGGGCATCATCGGGCCGAAGGTGCTCGACTGGCGCGAGGGCCGCCAGCTGCTCGAGATCGGCCTGACGGTCACCGGCGGCGGGCGCCGCCACACCGGCCTCGACCGCCGCGAGTACGACCAGGGCCAGCACGACACCTCGAAGAACGTCCTCGCCGTCGGCAGCGCGGGCATGCTGATCCGCCGCGACGTGTGGGACGAGCTGGGCGGGTTCGACCCCCGGCTGACGATCTTCCGCGACGACCTCGACCTCGGCTGGCGCGCCAACGAGGCCGGCTACCCGGTCGTCGTCTGCCCCGACGCGGTCGTCTACCACGCCGAGGCCGCCGCGCACGGACGGCGCCGGCTGGGCGCCACCCGCGACCGGCCGCACCTCGCCGACCGCCGCAACGCCATCTACGTCCTGCTCGCGAACACACCGGCGCGGTCGCTGCTGTTCGTGCTGCTCCGCGTCGTGTTCATGGGCCTCGGCCGATCGCTGACCTTCCTGGTCGGCAAGCAGCCGGCGCTGGCGTTCGAGGAACTGGTGGCGCTGCTGTCGGTCGTCGGCCGGCCGGACGTGCTGATCCGGGCCCGCGCCCGGCGCCGGCGCACCCGCCGCAAGGCGCCGTCGCAGCTGCGCTCGCTGTTCCCGCCGCGCGGCCAGCAGCTGCGGCACGCCGGCGAGAACGTCTTCGGCATGATCACCGGGTCCGGCAGCGGCGCGGGCCACGACGTCTCCGGCGGACGCCGCGCGGCCACGTCGGGCGACGACGAGGAACCGGCCGGCGACGACGGCCGCATCCTGCGCTTCCTGCTGCACCCCGCCGTGCTGATGACGGCCGCCCTCATCGTGGTGACGCTGGTCACGGCGCGCGGGCTGATCGGCTCCGGCCGGCTGTTCGGCGGCGCGCTGCTGCCCGCACCGGCCGCCGCGGGCGACCTGTGGGCCGTCTACACAGAGTCGTGGCACGGCGCCGGGCTGGGCAGCCCGTCGGCGACGCCGCCGTACCTCGGCGTGGTCGCGCTGGTCGGGACGCTGGTCCGCAACGCCTCGCTGGCCGTCGACCTGCTGCTGATCGGCTCCGTCCCGCTGTCCGGCCTGACGATGTACCTGCTGGTCCGCCGCATCGTGCAGACGAAGCTGCTGCGGGTCTGGGTGGCGACCACCTACGCGCTGCTGCCGGCCGTCACGGGCGCCATCGCGGCCGGCCGGCTGGGCACCGCCGTCGCCACCGTCCTGACGCCGCTGCTGGTGCTCGCGGTCATGCGCACGCTCGGCACGCCGGGCCGCTCCGGACCGGGCCGGGCCGCGTGGAGCGCCGGCCTGCTGCTCGCCGTCATCTCCGCGTTCGTGCCGCTGGCCTGGCTCATCGCGCTGGTGCTGGCCATCGTCGCGGGCGCGACGGTGTTCCGCGACCGCCGCTCGCTGCTGCGGCTGGGGGTGCTGCTGGCGGTGACGCCGGTGGTGCTGATCCCGTGGACCGGCAGCCTCATCACCCGGCCGATGCTGCTGGTCACCGAGGCCGGCGTGGCCGGACCGGGGCTGTCCGACCCCGAGCTGGCGCCGTGGTCGGTGCTGCTGCAGAACCCCGGCGGCCCCGGCAGCGGCCCGGTCTGGCTCGGCGCCGGCATCGTGGCCGCCGCCTGGATCTCGCTGTTCCGCCCGGTGCGCCGGCTGGTCATCGCGACCGCCTGGGTGGTCGTCGGCGTCGCGCTCGTGGCCGGCATCGTGCTGTCGCGCATCGCCGTCAGCGGCCCGACGCTGGAGACCCCGGTGGCCGGTTGGCCCGGGTACGCGACGGTGCTGGTGGCGGGTGGCCTGCTGATCGCGGCCGCCATCGGCGGCGAGGGCGCCCGCGAACGGCTGTCGCGGGCCAGCTTCGGCTGGCGCCAGCCGCTGGCCGTCATCATCGCCGGCGCCGCCGCGCTGGCCCCGATCATCGGCGCCGGCTGGTGGGTCGCGCGCGGTGCGGGCGACCCGATCGAGCGCCGCGACCCGGGCATCCTGCCCGCCTACGTCGCCGACGAGGCGGACCGCCCGGAGCGCGTCCGCACGCTGGTGGTCAACCGCGCCGACGACGGCCGCATCACGTACGCGCTGCTGCGCGAGTCCGGCCCGCGGCTCGGCGACGCCGAGACCAGCCCGCCGCCGGAGGAGTACGGCCCGCTCGACGACGTCGTCGCCGACGTCGTGTCCGGCCGGGGCGGTGCCGATGGCGCCCGGCTGGCCGAGTTCGCCGTCCGCTACGTCTACCTGCCGCGGCCCTACGACCCGGACCTCGCCGACACCCTCGACACCGTGCCCGGCCTGGTGCGCAGCAGCGCGCCCGAGGGCGCGGCGATCTGGCAGATCGACCAGCCGGTCGCGCGGGTGTGGATCGCCGCCCCGCCGGCCGAGGACGGTGAGCTGGCGCCGATGGCCGACGAGAACACCGAGGTCGTCACGGTCCCCAGCGGCGAGGTCAACGCCGGCGGCAGCGTGCCCGAGGGCCCCGAGGGCCGGCAGGTCGTGCTGTCCGAGCTGGCCGACCCGGGCTGGACGGCGCGCTTCAACGGCGC
This Jiangella alba DNA region includes the following protein-coding sequences:
- a CDS encoding DNA-3-methyladenine glycosylase family protein, translated to MERTWRPRRPVDVVATLAAHQRGPYDPAFQLDARGRVWRTCRPGGEPATVCVTAARGDVTARAWGPGAEAALDAVPQWLGDADDPAGFRPRHPVLADAVRRFPGTVVGRTGLAMEALVPAVLEQKVTGTEAYRGWMRLLRTFGEPAPGPAPARMRVVPSPEVWARIPSWEYHRAGVGPQRSRTIVTAGRHVARLEEISGLATDDADRRLRAVPGIGVWTSAEVRQRVLGDADAVSVGDYGLPHVVAYALTGERRGSDELMLELLEPYRGHRHRACLLLMRAGPLPPRRGPRAPVRDYRSM
- a CDS encoding carbohydrate ABC transporter permease, producing MRERGPARARTTPPVRAPRPASGWWWVLPALLLYGGFVLYPLSQTVRYSFYDWDGFGPATWVGLDNYRSVVTDERLLDSLGHALVLIAFFTLLPIALGLALAAVVADLRSAGARAAARALLFLPQVVPLAGAAIAWSWMYSSDGVVNQLLRLAGLDALARPWLADFHTALPAVGLIGAWVATGLCTLLFTAGLLRIDPSLHEAAALDGAGRIRRFTAVTLPSLRREIVVAATILTIAALASFDIVYVATAGGPGYSTMVPGVLIFRLVFTEQAVGLASALAVVLVVLVLAVIAPLQRLGRER
- the cofD gene encoding 2-phospho-L-lactate transferase; amino-acid sequence: MRITALAGGIGGSRFLRGLLRAVPDAEVTVVGNTADDITLHGLHVSPDLDTVMYTLGGGIDESQGWGRAAETFAVAEELAAYGAEAQWFTLGDRDLATHLVRTRMLAAGYPLSAVTEALCDRWQPGVRLLPMTDDRVETHVVIAGDDQTERAIHFQEWWVRLHAEVPARRIVLVGADQAKPAPGVLDAIAAADVILLPPSNPVVSIGPILAVPGIRDAVRAAKAPKIGLSPIIGGSPVRGMADAALTAIGVPTTAAGVAELFADLLDGWLVDTVDEAATEQIEAAGISARAVPLWMTDPDTTAAMARAALDLAEEVRTR
- a CDS encoding TIGR03089 family protein encodes the protein MSETPAELLRTAVRHDGARPFLTFYDDATGERVELSTITFDNWVAKTAGFLTGGLGAETGERVALRLPAHWQALAWAAACWSAGVCVVLGSGGEGGSGGGDVQVTVAGPDDLAAAAGSAPEVVGLALRPLGGRFTEPLPPGVTDYAVEVPGYPDHFAPIFPPDDTEPALDRGGAVHTLGGLADHARQRAEQLGAGPGGRLLVATDDLGTALVDALLVPLVVGGSAVLVRHENPAGRAARVDAERVTVNVG
- a CDS encoding LacI family DNA-binding transcriptional regulator; this translates as MNEVTIYDVAERAQVSISTVSLALNHPARLKRSTLERVLQVADDLGFVPKERAVLRARKGVHRIAAVAPFTSYPSFSRRLAGVFDELGDRGEQLVVSDCADIAVSASPVLASIPVRGHVDGLLNLGVPLDEKIGERLRQRLPTVLLDTRYPGLPDICVDDHLGGRLVGEHLAGLGHRSVAFLNEVETYPFQSPPVLRLAGLRTVLDVVEITVPRGTSAGAAAVARLFADGPPAVTAVVGCRDLVALGALAELRARGLSVPGDLSVVGFDDDPVAEALGLTTVRHPFEESGRLALRTLRRMLAAPGEEIPSQRLPLTLIPRATTGPAPTG
- a CDS encoding ABC transporter substrate-binding protein, translating into MTTRRTLIAPVLITVALTAAACGSPGSDAPADASTQGASTDLGDDPVVVDITIDATQVDSLRPITDAFTAQHPNVTFEITGEQFDALQQNAARLMTGDDPPDLISLPTPGNTVEDGLVRNLDDYAEAYGWTDFPASQLNQWRVDADGTRGAGSLYGMGIGFTLTGVYYNKTLTQQAGIDGPPATLAEFEQDLAAAATTGTTPLVTSGKDGLVFFPYQSLLLAQGTAEPVTQWVFNAPDASIDTPEAVEAARTLQDWAAAGYLAPDVSAVDASTAAAQFAAGEGVYFVSGNWQAATLGQQLGDDVGFFLFPAADDHPRAAMSDPANFVIPASAADADAAAAFLDFTFTDEGRQLIVAAKGLAPGGPADAPPPESDVAVVADASTAFTELSADDGIVPFMGNATASFFSATLTPQLQLLLAGRVTPEDFAATLQADYESQLGG
- a CDS encoding WhiB family transcriptional regulator, whose translation is MTEWDGDQVDLLWGEAEEMSWQERALCAQTDPEAFFPEKGGSTREAKRVCLGCEVQAECLEYALAHDERFGIWGGLSERERRKLKKRAV
- a CDS encoding coenzyme F420-0:L-glutamate ligase, encoding MSARYEAFGLPGIPEVRAGDDLVEVLATALEQAPPGDALRDGDIVVVTSKIVSKAEGRVATGLDRDDAIDAEAVRTVSEWTTPRGRTRIVETRHGFVMAAAGVDASNVEQGSVVLLPVDPDASARALRDGLAERYGVRVGVVVTDTAGRVWRNGVADFAVGSAGIRAVDDLRGSTDAYGNDLGVTVVALADELAAASELVRAKLSGVPVAVVRGLPHLLLEPGEDDRGIAALIRPSAEDRFRLGTPEAMRAAVTARRTASSFTSAQVDPAVVRQAVGAAFSAPWPIDTPPWRFVLLESDAARRRLASALDGAGLLGTAPYVVVPCLLDGSDALLGLGAAVENLLIALGAEGLASAWLFPDPALAAATSALDLPAGWTPIGAVAIGHAAEPSADHPPVDVATVTVTL